A part of Mycolicibacterium sp. TUM20985 genomic DNA contains:
- a CDS encoding ribose-5-phosphate isomerase: MGLRIVVGCDDAGLEYKEALKADLLADDRVADVTDVGVGGDEHTAYPHVAVEAARLVAEGRADRALLICGTGLGVAISANKVPGVRAVTAHDGFSVERSVLSNDAQVLCFGQRVIGLELARRLAREWLGYEFDPSGASAEKVEAICSYEPVTH; the protein is encoded by the coding sequence ATGGGATTACGGATCGTCGTCGGTTGTGACGACGCTGGATTGGAGTACAAGGAGGCCCTCAAGGCCGACCTGCTCGCCGACGACCGGGTGGCCGACGTGACCGACGTCGGTGTCGGTGGTGACGAGCACACCGCCTACCCGCACGTCGCGGTCGAGGCCGCGCGTCTGGTCGCCGAAGGCAGGGCCGACCGCGCGCTGCTGATCTGCGGCACCGGGCTCGGAGTGGCGATCAGCGCCAACAAGGTGCCGGGAGTTCGCGCCGTCACGGCGCACGACGGCTTCTCCGTCGAGCGGTCGGTGCTGTCCAACGACGCGCAGGTGTTGTGCTTCGGCCAACGCGTCATCGGGCTGGAGCTGGCTCGCCGGCTGGCGCGGGAGTGGCTGGGGTACGAGTTCGATCCCAGCGGCGCCTCGGCCGAGAAGGTCGAGGCCATCTGCAGCTACGAGCCCGTAACCCACTGA
- a CDS encoding GNAT family N-acetyltransferase: MSTASVLIAADQSTPTADTPRYTLLLSTDAALIDDAQRLRYEVFTSEPGFDLAGAVDGRDSDRFDEFCDHLLVREDRSGELVGCYRMLPPPGAIAAGGLYSATEFDVAALDALRPSLVEMGRAVVREDHRHGGVVLLMWAGILAYLDRCGYDYVTGCVSVPIQGSPDETPGAQIRAVRDFVRRRHASEYTLYPRRPVVLAGKGLDDIAPPARVTVPPLMRGYLRLGAEVCGEPAHDPDFGVGDFPALLDKRRADVRYLQRLRSVSQATDPSDGSVR; this comes from the coding sequence ATGAGCACTGCTTCCGTACTCATCGCCGCTGATCAATCGACCCCGACGGCGGATACGCCGCGCTACACACTGCTGCTCTCCACCGACGCCGCCCTGATCGACGACGCGCAACGCCTTCGCTACGAGGTGTTCACCTCAGAGCCGGGATTCGACCTCGCCGGTGCGGTCGACGGGCGAGACTCCGACCGGTTCGACGAATTCTGCGACCACCTCCTCGTCAGGGAGGACCGGTCCGGCGAGCTGGTGGGCTGCTACCGCATGCTGCCGCCGCCGGGCGCCATCGCCGCAGGGGGCCTGTACAGCGCCACCGAATTCGACGTCGCGGCGCTCGACGCGCTGCGGCCCTCCCTGGTCGAGATGGGTCGAGCGGTCGTCCGAGAGGACCATCGCCACGGCGGGGTGGTGCTGCTGATGTGGGCAGGCATTCTGGCCTATCTGGATCGCTGCGGGTACGACTACGTGACCGGCTGCGTGTCGGTGCCGATCCAGGGCAGTCCCGACGAGACGCCCGGAGCGCAGATCCGCGCCGTCCGCGACTTCGTGCGCCGGCGCCACGCGTCGGAGTACACGCTCTACCCGCGGCGGCCGGTCGTCCTGGCCGGCAAGGGGCTCGACGACATCGCGCCGCCCGCGCGGGTCACCGTGCCACCGTTGATGCGCGGCTATCTGCGGCTGGGCGCGGAGGTCTGCGGAGAGCCCGCCCACGATCCCGACTTCGGCGTCGGCGATTTCCCCGCCCTCCTCGACAAGCGCCGGGCCGACGTCCGATATCTCCAGCGGTTGCGGTCGGTGTCGCAGGCGACCGATCCCTCCGACGGGTCGGTCCGATGA
- a CDS encoding lysophospholipid acyltransferase family protein, translating to MSSHSLAQSPWLPRASCNASCVRTDVSQGWRRFVVVVRTLVRVLGAVLVLPTAVLLALPLPGKSRAQRVYCRLMLRCLGVRITTSGGPIRNLSGVLVVSGHVSWVDIFVIGAVLPGSFVARADLIEWPALGFLARLMKVIPIERSSLRRLPDVVRTVAERLAGGQTVVAFPEGTTWCGVGYGRFRPAMFQGAIDAGRPVQPLRLNYHHRDGRPSTIPAFIGDDSLLESVRRVITARRTVCHVQVQSLQLPGTDRRDLASRCESAVRGETVLGAHTVHGHALVA from the coding sequence ATGAGCAGTCACTCGCTCGCGCAGAGTCCCTGGCTGCCCAGGGCGTCGTGCAACGCGTCCTGCGTCCGGACCGACGTCTCGCAGGGGTGGCGCCGCTTCGTGGTCGTCGTGCGCACCCTCGTCCGCGTCTTGGGGGCCGTGCTGGTGCTGCCCACGGCAGTGCTGCTGGCGCTACCCCTCCCGGGCAAGTCGCGCGCACAGCGGGTGTACTGCCGCCTGATGCTCCGATGCCTTGGCGTGCGCATCACCACCTCCGGCGGCCCGATCCGCAATCTCAGCGGTGTACTTGTCGTGAGCGGTCACGTGTCGTGGGTGGACATCTTCGTCATCGGCGCGGTACTGCCCGGCTCATTCGTGGCCAGGGCCGATCTCATCGAGTGGCCCGCGCTGGGTTTCCTCGCCCGCCTCATGAAGGTGATTCCCATCGAGCGGTCCAGCCTGCGCCGGCTGCCCGACGTGGTCCGCACCGTCGCAGAGCGCCTCGCAGGCGGTCAGACCGTCGTCGCGTTCCCGGAGGGCACGACGTGGTGTGGCGTCGGATACGGGCGCTTCCGGCCCGCGATGTTCCAGGGCGCCATCGATGCAGGCCGGCCGGTGCAACCGCTGCGCCTGAACTATCACCACCGCGACGGCCGGCCCTCGACCATCCCCGCCTTCATCGGCGACGACTCGCTGCTCGAATCGGTTCGCAGGGTCATCACCGCGCGTCGCACCGTGTGCCACGTACAGGTGCAGTCCCTTCAATTGCCCGGCACGGATCGGCGCGACCTGGCGTCCCGGTGCGAGTCCGCGGTACGCGGGGAGACGGTGCTCGGCGCCCACACCGTGCACGGACACGCGCTCGTCGCCTGA